One Malania oleifera isolate guangnan ecotype guangnan chromosome 9, ASM2987363v1, whole genome shotgun sequence DNA segment encodes these proteins:
- the LOC131164325 gene encoding expansin-like B1 produces MALSLQSVLFLLASLLLVQTLADAATCSDCFVQSRAAYYPNSDEKGTESGACGFGSFGATINGGDVSAASDLYRSGVGCGACYQVRCTNSKYCSDNGVTVVITDQGSSDHTDFILSRRAFSRMAQTTDAAASILALGVVDIEYRRVSCSYPTNNITIKIDENSNYPNYLAFVIWYQQGNKDITAVQLCETQNFVCKLLDRSYGAVWTTTSPPRGPLSIRMLFSGSEEDESWVVPVNNIPQDWKAGDVYDSGVQVSV; encoded by the exons ATGGCTCTCTCTTTGCAGTCTGTTCTGTTCCTTCTTGCATCCTTGCTTCTCGTGCAGACCCTGGCAGATGCTGCAACATGTAGCGATTGTTTTGTTCAGTCTAGAGCAGCCTACTACCCGAATTCTGACGAAAAGGGAACAGAAT CTGGGGCATGTGGGTTCGGTTCGTTTGGAGCAACAATTAATGGTGGGGATGTATCGGCCGCATCCGACCTATATCGAAGTGGTGTAGGCTGTGGTGCTTGCTATCAG GTGAGGTGCACCAACAGTAAATATTGCTCAGACAATGGAGTGACTGTGGTTATAACTGACCAAGGCTCAAGTGATCACACCGACTTTATTTTGAGCAGGCGGGCATTTAGTCGGATGGCACAGACCACAGATGCAGCTGCATCTATCTTAGCCCTTGGTGTAGTTGACATCGAATACAGACG TGTTTCATGCAGCTACCCAACCAACAATATAACAATCAAGATTGATGAGAACAGCAACTATCCTAATTACTTAGCTTTCGTTATATGGTACCAACAAGGCAATAAGGATATCACTGCAGTGCAGCTATGTGAG ACACAGAATTTTGTCTGCAAGCTATTGGATCGGAGCTATGGAGCTGTATGGACAACTACCTCGCCCCCAAGGGGACCCCTGTCCATAAGAATGCTATTTAGCGGCAGTGAAGAAGATGAATCCTGGGTTGTTCCAGTTAATAACATACCCCAGGACTGGAAAGCTGGAGACGTGTACGACTCAGGAGTACAAGTCAGTGTGTAG